One window of Psychrobacillus sp. FSL H8-0483 genomic DNA carries:
- a CDS encoding ABC transporter permease, protein MSKQPLKHTGMLVRFILRQDRLRIPIWIIALVLITFSTAISFSDLYQNQEERQAIAQTMRNPAMTAMVGHSGGLDNYTNGAMMAHQMLLFSAIAVAIMSILLVARHTRSEEEDGQLEMIRALPVGRLSNLSATILVVSGTNVLLAIIVGFGLYSLGIESLDLEGSFLYGAVLGATGIFFAAATAIFAQLSENSRGTIGLSFAVLGLAYFIRAIGDVGNATLSWFSPLGIVLKAEVYVHNYWMPIILVITLAILLLVLAFYLNSIRDLDAGFLPAKPGKVHASPFLQSPIGLALRIQRTGLIAWAIGLFLLGASYGSVLGDLESFFKDVEMMEALITPVEGFTLTEQFIPMLMTVIAMFCTVPALLVVFKLKGEEKKNYTEHILSRAVSRSRTMGSYFIISIVTSIVMLLLAVLGLWFSSVVVMEDAISFSTIFKAAMVYLPAIWTMIGLAVFLVGFRPTNTSITWLYFIYSFIVVYLGALLQFPDWLRNLSPYGHIPQLPVEEMDFMAVSVLLIIAIVLSIFGFITYNKRDILG, encoded by the coding sequence ATGTCAAAGCAACCATTAAAACATACAGGGATGCTTGTACGTTTTATATTACGCCAAGATCGTCTACGGATTCCTATATGGATAATCGCTTTAGTGCTAATCACTTTCAGCACAGCCATTTCCTTTTCGGATTTGTACCAAAATCAGGAGGAAAGACAGGCAATCGCACAAACAATGAGGAACCCAGCTATGACGGCGATGGTTGGTCATAGTGGAGGGTTAGATAATTATACGAATGGAGCGATGATGGCTCATCAAATGTTGCTTTTCAGTGCTATAGCGGTTGCCATCATGAGTATTTTACTTGTTGCTAGACATACTCGTTCAGAGGAGGAAGATGGGCAGTTGGAAATGATCCGCGCCCTACCAGTTGGACGTTTGTCGAATTTAAGTGCAACTATCCTAGTTGTCAGTGGCACGAATGTGTTATTAGCAATAATAGTGGGTTTTGGATTGTATTCATTAGGAATTGAGAGTTTAGATTTAGAAGGTTCCTTCTTATATGGAGCAGTTTTAGGTGCAACTGGAATTTTTTTCGCAGCGGCGACCGCAATATTTGCCCAGCTTTCGGAGAACTCTCGTGGGACAATAGGATTAAGTTTCGCAGTACTTGGACTTGCGTATTTCATCCGAGCAATTGGTGATGTTGGGAATGCAACACTGTCCTGGTTTTCCCCACTAGGAATCGTATTAAAAGCGGAAGTATATGTCCACAATTACTGGATGCCTATTATATTAGTGATCACTTTAGCGATACTTTTATTGGTGCTAGCATTCTACCTAAATTCCATTCGTGATTTAGATGCGGGATTTTTACCTGCAAAACCGGGCAAAGTGCATGCATCGCCATTTTTGCAGAGTCCGATTGGTCTAGCGCTAAGAATTCAACGTACTGGATTAATTGCTTGGGCAATTGGTTTGTTTCTATTGGGGGCTTCCTATGGGTCTGTTTTAGGTGATTTAGAATCCTTTTTCAAAGATGTAGAAATGATGGAAGCTCTAATAACACCCGTCGAAGGGTTTACGTTAACAGAACAATTTATACCAATGTTAATGACGGTCATAGCAATGTTTTGTACAGTACCGGCTCTCCTAGTAGTTTTTAAGCTGAAAGGTGAAGAAAAGAAGAATTATACGGAACATATACTTAGCCGTGCGGTATCACGATCGCGGACAATGGGAAGTTATTTTATAATTTCAATAGTTACTAGCATTGTAATGCTTTTATTAGCAGTTCTCGGACTGTGGTTTTCAAGTGTAGTTGTGATGGAGGATGCCATTTCCTTTAGTACAATTTTTAAAGCAGCAATGGTTTATTTACCTGCAATCTGGACGATGATTGGTTTAGCGGTATTTTTAGTAGGATTTCGACCTACAAATACAAGCATTACATGGTTGTATTTTATTTATTCATTTATTGTAGTTTACTTAGGGGCGTTACTTCAATTTCCGGATTGGTTGAGGAATCTTTCACCATATGGTCATATTCCACAGCTTCCAGTAGAAGAAATGGATTTTATGGCAGTTTCGGTATTATTAATCATTGCAATTGTTTTATCTATCTTTGGATTCATCACTTATAATAAACGAGATATTTTAGGTTAA
- a CDS encoding TetR/AcrR family transcriptional regulator: MKSKQEKRSEETKMMILESAGNLFAAKGYDAVTIREIAKAAECSHTTIYLYFKDKEALLHQLSMPPLQELHNQLHQIASKNTLTAEDKLKRISLEYIHFCLKNRNMYDIFFNAKSSRVDVEEPELEINKLRIEIFELMKFVLQECLIISKNDQLLAFSRIYYFHLNGILSTYSYQHEPLDVLMERLAPTFDLAIEILLLGFKEKLK; this comes from the coding sequence ATGAAAAGTAAACAAGAGAAACGTTCGGAAGAAACAAAAATGATGATTTTGGAATCTGCTGGAAATTTATTTGCTGCAAAAGGTTATGATGCCGTAACAATCCGTGAAATAGCAAAGGCTGCAGAGTGTTCGCATACAACGATTTATCTTTACTTTAAAGATAAGGAAGCGCTGCTTCACCAACTTTCTATGCCACCACTTCAAGAGTTGCACAACCAATTACACCAAATTGCAAGTAAGAATACATTAACAGCTGAAGACAAACTAAAAAGAATTAGTCTCGAATATATCCACTTTTGCTTAAAAAATAGAAATATGTACGATATTTTTTTCAACGCAAAATCTTCTAGAGTAGATGTCGAAGAGCCTGAACTGGAAATTAATAAACTTCGAATTGAAATATTTGAACTGATGAAATTTGTTCTTCAGGAATGCTTAATAATTTCAAAAAACGACCAATTACTCGCTTTTTCTCGTATTTATTATTTCCATTTGAATGGCATTTTAAGCACATACTCGTATCAGCATGAACCGCTGGACGTATTAATGGAAAGATTGGCACCAACATTTGACCTAGCAATCGAAATTCTTCTATTAGGCTTTAAAGAAAAATTGAAGTAA
- a CDS encoding MBL fold metallo-hydrolase: MMRAKKISEHIWSLKMWMIIPIHVWVVVDEDGVTLVDAGMPMMAKGIIKFIDQLNAGPLQRILLTHGHSDHVGAVKAILNKYEVPIYAHRVEIPYMQGDIIYPKRKKLEHNLPKQLSHPLLEGENGNLKSIGGLTPFFTPGHSPGHVVYYHEKDQILLGGDLFTSKKGKLQPPMSSFTADMIQAVKSSSIVGELKPKQLEICHGNAVLHPADQLEEYTLRMERKLGGR; the protein is encoded by the coding sequence ATGATGAGAGCAAAAAAGATTTCTGAACATATTTGGAGTTTAAAAATGTGGATGATCATTCCAATTCATGTATGGGTTGTTGTGGATGAGGACGGTGTCACGTTAGTAGACGCGGGCATGCCGATGATGGCAAAAGGAATCATAAAATTCATTGACCAATTAAATGCCGGTCCTTTACAAAGAATTCTCTTAACCCATGGACATTCGGATCATGTTGGGGCTGTGAAAGCTATCTTGAACAAGTATGAAGTTCCAATATACGCACATCGAGTTGAAATTCCCTATATGCAGGGAGATATTATCTACCCAAAAAGAAAAAAACTGGAACATAACTTACCAAAACAATTATCTCATCCACTCTTAGAGGGTGAGAATGGCAACTTAAAATCGATAGGTGGACTTACACCATTCTTTACGCCCGGCCATTCACCCGGTCACGTCGTTTACTACCATGAAAAAGATCAAATATTGTTAGGTGGAGATCTCTTCACTTCTAAGAAAGGTAAGCTTCAACCGCCGATGTCTTCGTTTACAGCAGATATGATACAAGCGGTAAAAAGCAGCTCTATTGTGGGGGAATTAAAACCAAAACAGTTGGAAATATGTCATGGGAATGCAGTGCTTCATCCGGCAGATCAGCTAGAGGAATACACTTTAAGAATGGAAAGAAAACTAGGAGGTAGGTAA
- a CDS encoding YrdB family protein, which yields MVFVQYTVLGIFFLMELCALAAFSYWGFHLNRGWFIKILLGIGAPLLVAIFWGTFIAPKASIPVSIPVRIILQLIIFALAIAALYFSSKSMLAVVFLVVVVVEMIIMYSMGW from the coding sequence ATGGTCTTTGTTCAATATACGGTACTAGGTATCTTTTTTCTGATGGAATTATGTGCACTTGCAGCATTCTCCTATTGGGGGTTTCATTTGAACAGAGGTTGGTTCATAAAAATTTTGTTAGGTATAGGCGCCCCTCTTCTTGTTGCAATCTTTTGGGGGACCTTCATCGCTCCAAAAGCATCTATTCCTGTGTCCATCCCGGTACGAATTATATTGCAGCTTATTATATTTGCATTAGCTATAGCGGCCCTGTATTTCTCAAGTAAAAGTATGCTGGCAGTCGTATTTCTGGTTGTTGTAGTAGTTGAAATGATCATCATGTATTCCATGGGGTGGTAA
- a CDS encoding methyl-accepting chemotaxis protein codes for MISAIGGRFPRGERKLAENSKLLSSNINTLIEKNNSNITSLVKQMEEITHSNEQSQTKLQQAKNGLVTVKFEVENYVDMFGRNKEDLDKIVQSIEEISQTTEGLSRLTYSLLQKAEQNR; via the coding sequence TTGATTTCCGCTATAGGCGGACGCTTTCCGCGGGGTGAGAGAAAGCTAGCAGAAAACTCGAAGTTGCTAAGCAGCAATATTAATACATTAATCGAAAAAAACAATTCCAATATAACCAGTTTGGTCAAGCAAATGGAGGAAATCACACACTCTAACGAGCAATCCCAAACAAAGCTACAACAAGCTAAAAACGGTTTGGTCACTGTAAAATTTGAAGTGGAAAACTATGTGGATATGTTTGGGCGCAACAAAGAGGATTTAGACAAAATCGTCCAGTCCATCGAGGAAATAAGCCAAACAACGGAAGGTTTGTCACGACTGACATACAGCCTGTTACAGAAAGCAGAACAGAATAGATAA
- a CDS encoding GntR family transcriptional regulator, protein METQIIDDIMHRIVSKAIKHGEKLPSENELAKKYRVPRMTVRNALTKLEERGYIFSEQGKGRYLKEKSIPIQLHLTGKTSFTDKMKQAGYELKTENNVCEKIVYNEHIYRSLNSDEEEEVYKVGRIRYINGEPMAIHYSFVSKKMFPEIAEDGPAIESMFAYYRNFGYKEFTSKKSMLSITFPTSEEQQLLSCKSMVPLIIVESDCIDVHSNKVLEHTKILYRSDKFKYDITMD, encoded by the coding sequence ATGGAAACTCAAATAATTGATGACATCATGCATCGTATCGTTTCAAAGGCAATTAAACATGGGGAAAAACTTCCTTCTGAAAACGAACTTGCAAAAAAGTATCGAGTACCTAGAATGACTGTAAGAAATGCACTGACAAAATTAGAAGAACGAGGATACATTTTTTCGGAGCAAGGCAAAGGACGTTACTTAAAAGAGAAATCTATTCCAATTCAATTACACCTAACTGGTAAAACTAGCTTTACAGATAAAATGAAGCAAGCGGGATATGAATTAAAAACAGAGAATAATGTGTGTGAAAAGATTGTCTATAATGAACATATTTATAGAAGTTTAAACTCAGACGAAGAGGAAGAGGTCTATAAAGTAGGGAGAATACGCTATATTAATGGGGAACCGATGGCGATTCATTATTCATTCGTCAGTAAAAAGATGTTTCCAGAAATCGCAGAAGACGGTCCAGCGATAGAGTCTATGTTTGCTTACTATCGAAATTTCGGTTACAAGGAATTTACAAGTAAAAAAAGTATGTTAAGCATTACATTTCCAACTTCTGAAGAACAGCAACTGTTATCTTGTAAAAGTATGGTGCCCCTTATTATAGTCGAGAGCGATTGTATTGATGTACACTCCAACAAAGTACTAGAGCATACGAAAATACTCTATCGAAGCGATAAATTTAAATATGATATAACAATGGATTAA
- the phnG gene encoding phosphonate C-P lyase system protein PhnG, giving the protein MKRRRRTEILIQGDGHLAQQFAESIIDTYECREILEPQYGLTMIKMRETAKNSLFYIGEVLITEAKVEINNRIGIGIVVGMKDELAKHLAIIDAAYKAEIPETITWEDSLIKAEKQIVKERATKQSELFKTIVNFETMEV; this is encoded by the coding sequence ATGAAACGAAGAAGAAGAACCGAGATTCTCATTCAAGGAGATGGCCACTTGGCACAACAGTTTGCAGAATCCATTATCGATACCTATGAATGCCGTGAGATTCTGGAACCGCAATATGGATTAACAATGATCAAAATGCGTGAAACGGCAAAAAACTCACTATTTTATATAGGAGAAGTCCTTATTACAGAAGCAAAAGTAGAGATAAATAACCGCATTGGAATCGGTATTGTTGTTGGCATGAAAGATGAGCTGGCCAAACATTTAGCGATTATCGATGCAGCATATAAAGCGGAAATACCTGAAACCATCACTTGGGAAGATTCCTTAATAAAGGCGGAAAAACAAATCGTAAAAGAGCGTGCCACAAAGCAATCGGAACTTTTCAAGACCATAGTGAACTTTGAAACAATGGAAGTTTAA
- the phnH gene encoding phosphonate C-P lyase system protein PhnH: protein MAIDQVHDLQQVYRKILHSMSRPGTISTLSELAERVDFNLPCNEATILTAMAFLDAEVTFHILSKDQQNLIEKISEYTSARYAPINEADFVIVLREDTDTAIQTALLQCKNGNLIDPQQSSTWIIESSPLSNAGELTLTGPGIQHTSQLDTSFKPSMWQARNERTKEYPLGIDLIFTDSNAQIVCIPRTTSVNMMGVN from the coding sequence ATGGCGATTGATCAAGTACATGATTTGCAGCAAGTTTACAGAAAAATATTGCACAGTATGTCACGACCTGGAACGATTTCCACCTTATCTGAACTAGCAGAACGAGTGGATTTCAATCTTCCGTGTAATGAAGCGACCATCTTAACTGCGATGGCATTTCTAGATGCAGAAGTTACATTTCACATTCTTTCAAAAGATCAACAAAATTTAATAGAAAAAATTTCAGAATATACATCTGCAAGATATGCACCGATTAATGAAGCAGACTTTGTCATTGTACTGCGTGAAGATACAGATACGGCAATTCAAACTGCGTTACTACAATGTAAAAATGGCAACCTCATTGATCCGCAGCAATCATCGACATGGATTATCGAGAGTTCTCCGTTATCTAATGCAGGTGAATTGACTTTAACTGGACCCGGAATCCAACATACATCTCAATTGGACACGAGCTTTAAGCCATCTATGTGGCAAGCGAGAAATGAACGAACGAAGGAATATCCACTGGGAATAGATTTAATTTTCACGGATTCGAATGCACAAATCGTATGCATTCCTCGGACGACTTCCGTAAACATGATGGGGGTGAACTAA
- a CDS encoding carbon-phosphorus lyase complex subunit PhnI: protein MGYVPVKGGTQAIEASIKRLKFERLKGKEIIEINTVMSTMRAMVDQLMSESSLYSPYLAALAIKQAEGSMEEAVFLMRAHRSTLPRPYYSQTVESETMFVERRISASFKDIPGGQLLGATYDYTHRLLDFDLIKENTEDNMQWLQNYQEELQNIEKLEELMYFPKVVDYLREEGLFEKHEANNTPPIDITKQSLQFPTTRSERLQVLTRGQTGAVTSLGYASLRGYGQVHPTVGEVRVGAVPIYVEHPNETEQSKEEEFYIGEITVTEVESFVPTKVKNENNEYVLEFEIGYGICYGQNETKAIAMSILDQCLEHTESDFPTHDEEFVLLHIDSVESTGFISHLKLPHYVTFQSKLDSMRQVKKGVQKIES from the coding sequence ATGGGTTACGTTCCAGTAAAAGGTGGTACTCAGGCAATTGAAGCTTCTATTAAACGATTAAAGTTTGAACGTCTAAAAGGCAAAGAAATCATAGAAATAAACACAGTTATGTCGACTATGCGTGCAATGGTAGATCAATTGATGTCTGAAAGTAGTTTGTATTCCCCTTACTTGGCTGCATTAGCGATTAAGCAAGCAGAAGGAAGTATGGAGGAAGCGGTTTTCCTTATGCGTGCTCATCGTTCCACCTTGCCACGTCCCTATTACAGTCAAACGGTTGAATCGGAAACGATGTTCGTCGAAAGAAGAATTTCTGCAAGTTTTAAAGATATCCCAGGTGGTCAATTATTAGGTGCAACATATGATTACACCCACAGATTGCTAGACTTTGATCTAATAAAAGAAAACACAGAAGATAACATGCAATGGCTACAGAATTACCAAGAAGAATTGCAAAATATAGAGAAGTTGGAAGAACTTATGTATTTCCCTAAAGTAGTGGATTATTTGCGTGAAGAAGGACTTTTCGAAAAACACGAAGCAAATAACACACCTCCTATCGATATTACAAAGCAAAGTTTACAATTTCCAACAACGCGTAGTGAGAGGCTGCAAGTGCTAACGCGAGGGCAAACAGGTGCTGTTACATCTCTAGGATACGCCTCACTAAGAGGATATGGGCAAGTTCATCCGACTGTTGGAGAGGTACGTGTAGGTGCTGTTCCGATTTATGTAGAACATCCAAACGAGACCGAGCAGAGCAAAGAAGAAGAGTTTTATATCGGAGAAATCACGGTGACCGAAGTGGAGTCGTTTGTTCCAACGAAAGTGAAAAATGAAAACAACGAATATGTACTGGAGTTTGAAATCGGTTATGGCATTTGTTATGGACAAAATGAAACGAAGGCTATTGCTATGAGTATTTTAGATCAATGTCTCGAGCATACAGAATCTGATTTCCCAACTCATGATGAAGAATTTGTTTTATTGCACATAGATTCAGTGGAATCGACCGGTTTTATCTCTCATTTGAAATTACCGCATTATGTTACGTTCCAATCTAAATTAGACAGTATGCGCCAAGTGAAGAAAGGGGTGCAGAAAATTGAAAGCTAA
- a CDS encoding alpha-D-ribose 1-methylphosphonate 5-phosphate C-P-lyase PhnJ, whose amino-acid sequence MKAKTHFAFFDEGSKKEIRRAIMKAVAIPGYQVPFASREMPIARGWGTGGLQITLSIIGKTDVLKVIDQGADESVNAVNIKKLVQETTGVELTDQTEDADIIQSRHRIPEVALTKEQIIVLQVPEPEPLRKVEAREYITKRMHSEDDYSGVWLMLFEQIMKYGKTATAADHPVYVNQRYVMAPSPIPRFDNAKMHQSEALILLGAGREKKIYAVPPYTNVESLAFEDYPFTVESFEGEHCHLCGSTEIFLDELIDHQTGKTIYQCNDTSYCMDQLNKKEEAEVQTSYA is encoded by the coding sequence TTGAAAGCTAAAACTCATTTTGCTTTTTTCGATGAAGGATCTAAAAAGGAAATTCGTCGTGCCATTATGAAAGCAGTAGCAATTCCCGGATATCAAGTGCCATTTGCTTCAAGAGAAATGCCGATTGCACGTGGTTGGGGTACAGGTGGATTACAGATCACTCTTTCGATTATTGGGAAGACGGATGTACTAAAAGTGATTGACCAAGGAGCAGACGAGTCGGTCAATGCGGTCAATATAAAAAAACTGGTCCAAGAAACAACTGGTGTAGAGCTAACGGATCAAACGGAAGACGCTGATATTATTCAGTCAAGGCACCGTATACCAGAAGTTGCTCTAACAAAAGAGCAAATTATTGTTTTGCAAGTTCCGGAACCAGAGCCACTTCGAAAAGTGGAAGCAAGAGAATATATAACAAAAAGAATGCATTCCGAAGATGATTATAGTGGTGTGTGGTTAATGTTATTCGAACAAATTATGAAATACGGCAAGACGGCTACAGCTGCAGATCACCCGGTATACGTGAATCAGCGGTATGTGATGGCACCTAGCCCGATCCCTAGATTTGATAACGCAAAGATGCATCAATCGGAAGCTTTAATCTTACTTGGGGCAGGTCGTGAAAAGAAAATATATGCTGTACCACCTTATACAAATGTCGAATCTCTTGCTTTTGAGGACTATCCATTTACGGTGGAATCGTTTGAAGGTGAGCATTGTCATTTATGTGGTTCAACAGAGATCTTTTTGGATGAATTGATTGATCATCAAACAGGAAAAACCATCTATCAATGTAACGACACAAGCTACTGTATGGATCAGTTGAATAAGAAAGAGGAAGCTGAGGTGCAAACCAGCTATGCATGA
- a CDS encoding ATP-binding cassette domain-containing protein: MHEEPILEVRNLRKQFGTGCRECSELETRKLEKNFCKHCGTVYACQDISFDLYPGEILGIVGESGSGKSTMMQCLYFDAEVSSGDVYINDAILAGQNVFELSSQQKRSIRNHIYGMVYQNPMHGLKMNFSSVGNIAEKLIAAGNRNVAEMEATSKRLLESVHIPLHRMKEEPRNFSGGMQQRVQIAKALSNNPPILFLDEVTTGLDLSVQANVLDLIKKIQRDLGISMIVVSHDLAVIRMLADRTIVLLNGKIIEEGLTDQVLEDPQHEYTQQLVYSLL, encoded by the coding sequence ATGCATGAGGAACCAATATTAGAAGTCAGAAACTTACGAAAGCAATTTGGCACAGGATGTCGAGAATGCTCGGAACTTGAGACGAGAAAACTGGAGAAAAACTTCTGTAAGCATTGCGGCACGGTTTATGCATGCCAAGATATTTCATTCGATTTGTATCCCGGAGAAATTTTAGGGATTGTTGGGGAAAGTGGAAGCGGAAAATCTACGATGATGCAATGTTTGTATTTTGATGCAGAGGTATCTTCAGGAGATGTATATATCAACGACGCGATATTAGCAGGGCAAAACGTTTTTGAACTGTCTTCCCAGCAAAAACGTTCCATTCGAAACCATATTTATGGCATGGTGTATCAAAATCCAATGCATGGTTTGAAAATGAACTTCTCTTCTGTCGGTAATATTGCGGAAAAACTAATTGCGGCAGGTAATCGAAACGTAGCGGAAATGGAAGCAACGAGCAAAAGGCTACTGGAAAGCGTGCATATTCCTTTGCATCGAATGAAAGAAGAACCACGAAATTTCTCTGGTGGGATGCAACAGAGAGTTCAAATTGCGAAGGCTTTATCGAATAATCCACCAATCTTATTTTTGGATGAAGTAACAACTGGTCTCGATTTATCTGTACAAGCAAATGTCCTGGATTTAATTAAAAAAATACAACGGGATTTAGGTATCAGTATGATCGTTGTATCGCATGATCTAGCGGTGATCCGCATGCTTGCAGATCGCACGATTGTCTTGCTGAACGGAAAAATTATCGAAGAGGGATTAACAGATCAAGTTTTAGAAGACCCACAACATGAGTACACGCAACAATTAGTTTACTCATTATTATAG
- the phnM gene encoding phosphonate metabolism protein PhnM → MYIIHNGKIITEEAIIEGFAVVVADEIIQAIIPQEEVATYSKAHLIDARGGYISPGFIDIHSDYIETIASPRPTSMMDFNISLREAEKILISHGITTMFHSLSFYREDVFTHKPMRNPNNIQRMVDAIDATHNELHLIRHRLHARFEIDNVDEIDTLVRNMEDGKVHLLSFMDHTPGQGQYRNLEVYRETLKGYRDISDDDVNVLIAERQSTEFLTIEKIKEVADIALSRGIAVASHDDDDIKKLELVKSFGTTISEFPITLEVAKRAKEIGLHTIAGAPNVLLGGSHSGNLSAAEAIAHDCVDILCSDYYPAALLHAIFDLHEKHGNDLHKMFMMVTLNPAKAVRMDDELGSIKVGKKADLLVIERMEDGYPMLTGTMVNGVLITTTNYRIK, encoded by the coding sequence TTGTACATTATTCATAACGGGAAAATCATAACGGAAGAAGCAATTATCGAAGGATTTGCGGTTGTCGTGGCAGATGAAATCATTCAAGCGATTATCCCACAGGAAGAAGTTGCAACTTATTCAAAGGCACACCTAATAGATGCAAGAGGTGGATATATTTCTCCTGGATTTATCGATATCCATTCTGATTATATTGAGACGATTGCGTCACCGCGACCGACTAGCATGATGGATTTCAATATTAGTTTACGAGAAGCTGAAAAAATATTGATTAGCCATGGGATTACGACAATGTTCCATTCCCTATCTTTTTACCGTGAAGACGTTTTTACCCATAAACCGATGCGTAATCCGAACAATATCCAACGAATGGTGGATGCCATTGACGCAACGCATAACGAGCTGCACTTAATCCGCCATCGCTTACATGCACGTTTTGAAATTGATAATGTCGATGAGATTGATACACTTGTTCGAAATATGGAAGATGGCAAAGTGCATTTATTATCTTTTATGGATCATACACCAGGGCAAGGGCAATATCGCAATCTAGAAGTGTACCGTGAAACTTTAAAGGGATACCGTGATATTTCAGATGATGATGTGAATGTTTTAATTGCGGAACGACAAAGTACGGAGTTTTTAACGATAGAAAAAATAAAAGAAGTGGCAGATATCGCTTTATCAAGAGGGATTGCGGTCGCATCACATGACGATGACGATATAAAAAAATTAGAGTTAGTAAAATCATTCGGAACAACGATTAGTGAGTTCCCTATCACACTAGAGGTTGCTAAACGGGCGAAGGAAATCGGTTTGCATACCATTGCAGGGGCTCCAAATGTGCTACTCGGTGGTTCGCACTCTGGCAATTTATCAGCAGCAGAAGCGATTGCGCATGATTGTGTAGATATTCTTTGCAGTGACTATTACCCGGCTGCTCTCTTGCATGCCATATTTGATTTGCATGAAAAGCACGGAAATGATTTACACAAAATGTTTATGATGGTCACGCTAAATCCTGCAAAAGCTGTACGCATGGACGATGAGTTGGGTTCTATAAAAGTCGGGAAGAAAGCCGACCTTCTTGTGATTGA